From a region of the Streptomyces venezuelae genome:
- a CDS encoding phosphoglycerate kinase has translation MKTIDELLAEGVKGKRVLVRADLNVPLAEGTITDDGRIRAVQPTIAKLAEAGARVIVASHLGRPKGTGVEPAFSLAPAATRLGELLGADVAFATDTVGASAKETVAALTDGQVAVIENLRFNAGETSKDDAERGAFADQLAELADIYVGDGFGAVHRKHASVFDLPARLPQAVGYLIATEVGVLKKLTAEVERPYVVVLGGAKVSDKLAVIDELLGKANRILIGGGMAYTFLYAKGYEVGISLLQKDQVEVVKEYMKRAEETGVELVLPVDVLVSAEFPDLKGKTPATFEIVDADKIPADKEGLDIGPRTRELYASKIADARTVFWNGPVGVFEHPDYAGGTAAVAQALLDSSAFTVVGGGDSAAAVRILGFDENAFGHISTGGGASLEYLEGKTLPGLAALEG, from the coding sequence ATGAAGACCATCGATGAACTGCTCGCCGAAGGCGTCAAGGGCAAGCGGGTCCTCGTCCGCGCGGACCTGAACGTCCCGCTGGCCGAGGGCACCATCACCGACGACGGCCGCATCCGCGCCGTCCAGCCCACGATCGCGAAGCTCGCCGAGGCCGGCGCCCGCGTGATCGTGGCCTCGCACCTGGGCCGGCCGAAGGGCACGGGCGTCGAGCCCGCGTTCTCGCTCGCCCCGGCCGCCACGCGCCTCGGCGAACTGCTCGGTGCGGACGTGGCGTTCGCCACCGACACCGTCGGCGCCTCCGCCAAGGAGACCGTCGCGGCCCTGACCGACGGACAGGTCGCCGTCATCGAGAACCTGCGCTTCAACGCCGGTGAGACCTCGAAGGACGACGCCGAGCGCGGCGCCTTCGCGGACCAGCTCGCGGAGCTCGCCGACATCTACGTGGGCGACGGCTTCGGCGCCGTGCACCGCAAGCACGCCTCGGTCTTCGACCTCCCCGCCCGCCTCCCGCAGGCGGTCGGCTACCTCATCGCCACCGAGGTCGGCGTCCTGAAGAAGCTGACCGCCGAGGTCGAGCGCCCCTACGTGGTGGTCCTCGGCGGCGCCAAGGTCTCCGACAAGCTCGCCGTCATCGACGAGCTGCTCGGCAAGGCGAACCGCATCCTCATCGGCGGCGGCATGGCCTACACCTTCCTCTACGCCAAGGGCTACGAGGTCGGCATCTCCCTGCTCCAGAAGGACCAGGTGGAGGTCGTCAAGGAGTACATGAAGCGCGCCGAGGAGACCGGGGTCGAGCTCGTGCTCCCGGTCGACGTGCTGGTCTCCGCGGAGTTCCCGGACCTCAAGGGCAAGACCCCGGCCACCTTCGAGATCGTCGACGCGGACAAGATCCCCGCCGACAAGGAGGGCCTGGACATCGGCCCCAGGACGCGCGAGCTGTACGCGTCGAAGATCGCCGACGCCAGGACCGTCTTCTGGAACGGCCCGGTGGGCGTCTTCGAGCACCCCGACTACGCCGGGGGCACCGCGGCCGTCGCCCAGGCCCTGCTCGACAGCAGCGCCTTCACCGTCGTCGGCGGTGGCGACAGTGCCGCCGCGGTCCGCATCCTGGGCTTCGACGAGAATGCATTCGGCCACATCTCGACCGGTGGCGGCGCCTCCCTCGAATACCTCGAGGGCAAGACGCTCCCCGGCCTCGCCGCCCTGGAGGGCTGA